One Bdellovibrio bacteriovorus str. Tiberius DNA segment encodes these proteins:
- the efp gene encoding elongation factor P, which translates to MYETSDFRKGLKIMLEGKPYIVVDFQHVKPGKGNQFTRTKLRNMLTGQNLESTFKSGEKFEVPNVENKEMSFLYKDDSGYNFMSQETFEQIAMSEEDLGESKYYLTENLKVVILFYNEKAVACDVPKAVNLKVAQTDPGIKGDRVTGATKPATMETGLTVGVPLHISEGDVLRIDTSTGEYVERVSQK; encoded by the coding sequence ATGTACGAAACGTCGGACTTTAGAAAAGGTCTAAAAATCATGCTCGAGGGCAAGCCTTACATCGTCGTGGACTTCCAACACGTGAAACCAGGCAAAGGCAATCAGTTCACTCGCACTAAGCTGAGAAACATGCTGACAGGCCAAAATCTTGAATCCACCTTCAAATCCGGTGAAAAATTCGAAGTTCCAAACGTAGAAAACAAAGAGATGTCTTTCTTGTACAAAGACGACTCTGGTTACAACTTCATGTCTCAGGAAACTTTCGAACAAATCGCCATGTCTGAAGAAGACCTGGGCGAATCCAAGTACTACCTGACTGAAAATCTGAAAGTTGTGATCTTGTTCTACAACGAAAAAGCCGTTGCTTGCGACGTGCCAAAAGCGGTGAACTTGAAAGTGGCTCAAACAGACCCAGGTATCAAAGGTGACCGTGTGACTGGCGCGACTAAGCCAGCAACTATGGAAACCGGCCTGACTGTAGGTGTTCCATTGCACATCTCCGAAGGCGATGTTCTTCGTATTGACACCTCCACAGGTGAATACGTAGAGCGCGTCAGCCAAAAGTAA